One window from the genome of Xiphophorus hellerii strain 12219 chromosome 16, Xiphophorus_hellerii-4.1, whole genome shotgun sequence encodes:
- the LOC116735916 gene encoding 5-hydroxytryptamine receptor 3A-like, translating to MAALTLTLLALAGVSCSQASDCSYSALLNHLKLDETNSGLQIERPVKNWNTTTEVQLEITLGGILDVNEKLQTVTIHIYVEMHWTNEYLTWNSSEFCGINLLTIPVSMIWVPDIIIQEDASGSTNSQEDPLVSVFPNGTVGIVNRLQLTYICKFNLFRFPFDTQTCNITFSSLNYDESLLKLVKSTDDSILMKLSGLNMLTEGEWKLVNIKSISYTSLAQRSELVYQISLERKPFLYVVNLILPLLFLLVLDLASFFVSQSSGEKLGFQVTILLSVFVLLLILKDILPSTEESLPLMAIYCVSVFTLVWINVLETMLISPLKDIACCVGEERQHAEVVKVKEQEADNRNESAGVSGTDKPEETNSPLDLPGDGRQLKFIMDRTKPGQKTPETKKKSNRLRWVKIFDSVFFVLYFATVVFSQVFLFSLWKFYV from the exons ATGGCAGCTCTGACTCTGACTCTTCTTGCTTTAGCCG GTGTTTCCTGCAGCCAGGCTTCAGATTGCTCCTATTCTGCTCTGCTGAATCACCTCAAGCTGGATGAGACAAATAGCGGTCTTCAGATTGAACGTCCTGTGAAAAACTGGAACACAACCACAGAGGTTCAGCTGGAAATTACTCTGGGCGGCATTTTAGACGTG AATGAGAAGCTTCAAACTGTGACAATTCACATTTATGTCGAAAtg CATTGGACTAATGAATATCTGACCTGGAATTCCTCTGAGTTTTGTGGAATAAACCTGCTCACCATTCCAGTTTCGATGATCTGGGTTCCAGATATAATCATACAGGAGGA TGCCTCTGGTAGTACAAATTCTCAAGAAGATCCTCTAGTCAGCGTGTTTCCGAACGGGACGGTCGGTATAGTCAACCGGCTTCAGCTGACCTACATCTGCAAGTTCAACCTCTTCAGATTCCCGTTTGACACCCAAACCTGCAACATCACATTTTCATCCCTGAATTATGACG AGTCTCTGTTGAAGCTGGTAAAATCCACCGACGACTCCATCCTGATGAAGCTGTCGGGTCTCAACATGCTGACTGAGGGGGAGTGGAAGCTGGTGAACATAAAAAGCATCAGTTACACGTCTCTCGCTCAGAGAAGTGAACTTGTTTACCAG atCTCCCTGGAGAGGAAGCCGTTTCTTTACGTCGTCAACTTGATTTTGCCCTTGTTGTTTTTGCTGGTTCTGGATTTGGCCTCGTTCTTCGTCAGTCAGAGCAGCGGCGAGAAGCTTGGCTTCCAGGTGACGATACTGCTGTCCGTCTTCGTCCTTCTGCTGATTCTTAAAGACATTTTACCGTCCACTGAAGAGTCTCTGCCGCTGATGG CCATCTACTGTGTTTCAGTTTTCACCCTGGTGTGGATCAACGTGTTGGAGACGATGCTGATCAGCCCGTTAAAGGATATCGCCTGTTGTGTTGGTGAGGAACGCCAACATGCTGAGGTCGTCAAAGTGAAAGAACAGGAAGCTGATAACCGAAACG AGTCTGCAGGAGTTTCAGGAACAGATAAACCAGAGGAGACTAACTCTCCGCTGGATTTACCTGGTGATGGACGGCAGCTGAAATTCATCATGGACAGAACGAAACCCGGCCAAAAAACcccagaaacaaagaaaaagtccaACAGGCTTAGATGGGTTAAAATTTTTGACTCTGTGTTCTTCGTCCTCTACTTTGCCACTGTTGTGTTTTCacaggtttttttatttagtctttgGAAATTTTATGTTTAG